Proteins encoded within one genomic window of Carassius gibelio isolate Cgi1373 ecotype wild population from Czech Republic chromosome A4, carGib1.2-hapl.c, whole genome shotgun sequence:
- the LOC127972545 gene encoding kinesin-like protein KIF21A isoform X2 — protein sequence MSSGQDESSVRVAVRVRPQLAKEKIEGCHICTFVTPGEPQVVLGKDKAFTFDYVFDMDSQQDSIYSNCTEKLIEGCFEGYNATIFAYGQTGSGKTYTMGTGFDVNITDEELGIIPRAVSHLFRGIEERRKAATEQGRPVPEFKINAQFLELYNEEVLDLFDSTRDVEARKQRSNIKIHEDANGGIYTVGVTTRTVSSEAEMMQCLRLGALSRTTASTQMNVQSSRSHAIFTIHLCQVRVCASDNDTETDNRLVNGSSEMNEFETLTAKFHFVDLAGSERLKRTGATGDRAKEGISINCGLLALGNVISALGDRSKRSTHVPYRDSKLTRLLQDSLGGNSQTVMIACISPSDRDFMETLNTLKYANRARNIKNKVMVNQDRASQQISALRTEIARLQMELMEYKTGKRMVGEDGLESINDMVHENSMLQTENNNLRVRVKAMQETIDAQRARLTQLLSDQVNQTLARAGEGNEEIGNMIQNYIKEIEELRAKLLESEAVNENLRKNLSRASSRTSFYGPTSITPGQLAPEKDATEIIEIAKKDLEKLKKKEKKKKKRLQQMDEGAHEDLENISVIKEEGPDNEQDKEASERANEEPEADVSDHDEGEEAEGDEEEDEMEVDSSDESDSEEEKEDFQADLANITCEIAIKQRLIDELENSQRRLHTLKQQYEQKLMMLQSKIRDTQLERDRVLQNMGSVESCTEEKAKKIKSEYEKKLNSMNKEMQKLQSAQKEHARLLKNQSQYEKQLRKLQQEVTEMKKTKVVLMKQMKEQQEKNRVTETRRSREIATLKKDHRKQEHQLRQLEAQKRQQELILRRRAEEITALRRQVRPASGKVNRKISLPEPLQESSARTAPVRPQTTGATAPNGTRKYQMRTGGLYSTRTARAKWQTLERRISDIIMQRMTISNMETDMNRLLKQREELTKRKEKVMRKRDKIASEDTDADRTILSLTEEMESLTANIDYINDSIADCQANIMQMEEAKEEGDTVDVSAVISSCTLSEARVLLDHFLLMAINKGLQAAQKESQIKVMEGRLKQTEINSATQNQLLFHMLKEKAELNPELDALLGNALQENGDESSSDESAQSPATEKSCLASDLMKLCGETKARNKARRRTTTQMELLYANSGDTEAPPEDFSAPLLPVVESPEGHKEPTPIPHLGDRDSVAFNSSLATRTNAASSARSPTAPERKSLDRSPLTRRRAQDRSHNPTERIKTLDKQGASSPAPVTRSSRAARLQCVHVAEGHTKPLLCVDSTDDLLFTGSKDRTCKVWNLVTGQEIMSLGDHPSSVVSVRYCSSLVFTVSTNYVKVWDIRDSAKCIRTLTSSGQVSQGDTCGSSSVAIPPGENQINQIALNSSGTFLYAASGNTVRMWDLRRFVSTGKLTGHLGPVTCLMVDQVGKGQDLVITGSKDHTVKMFDVVEGAQGSISATHHLDPSHQDGLEALAIHGETLFTAARDSCIKKWDLTHKQLQEQVERAHSDLLSSLAVVPGSSAVMSGCKGGLLKFWHTDTLRPLGEIRGHDSSVNDICTNGNQLFTASDDRTVKFWHAKGSLEDGIH from the exons GGTTCGTCCACAGCTGGCAAAGGAAAAGATAGAGGGATGTCACATCTGCACATTCGTCACCCCTGGGGAGCCCCAGGTTGTTCTGGGAAAGGACAAGGCCTTCACGTTTGACTATGTTTTCGACATGGACTCGCAGCAGGACAGTATCTACAGCAACTGCACTGAGAAACTCATCGAAGGCTGTTTTGAAGGATATAATGCCACTATCTTCGCCTATGGACAG ACCGGTTCGGGAAAGACTTACACCATGGGCACGGGCTTTGATGTGAACATCACTGATGAGGAGCTGGGAATTATTCCACGGGCGGTCAGCCACCTCTTCAGGGGCATCGAGGAGCGCAGAAAGGCCGCCACAGAACAAGGGCGACCCGTACCTGAGTTTAAGATCAACGCCCAGTTCTTGGAG CTGTACAATGAGGAGGTGCTGGACCTGTTTGATTCCACTCGAGACGTGGAGGCCCGGAAGCAGAGATCCAACATTAAGATCCACGAAGATGCCAATGGAGGGATTTACACAGTGGGAGTCACAACACGAACTGTTAGCTCAGAAGCAGAG ATGATGCAGTGTCTCAGATTGGGTGCTCTGTCCCGCACTACTGCCAGCACGCAGATGAATGTCCAGAGCTCACGCTCACATGCCATCTTCACCATCCACCTGTGCCAAGTTCGCGTCTGTGCCTCAGACAAT GACACAGAGACTGATAACAGACTGGTGAATGGCTCCTCAGAAATGAATGAGTTTGAGACGCTAACAGCTAAGTTTCACTTTGTGGATTTAGCTGGCTCTGAGCGACTGAAGAGAACAGGGGCTACAGGGGACCGAGCCAAAGAGGGCATCTCTATCAACTGTGGACTG TTAGCTCTTGGCAATGTGATCAGTGCTTTGGGTGACAGGAGCAAACGCTCCACACATGTGCCTTACCGTGACTCCAAACTCACTCGCCTGCTTCAAGATTCCCTAGGAGGAAACAG TCAGACAGTGATGATTGCCTGCATCAGTCCATCAGATAGAGACTTCATGGAGACCCTTAACACGCTAAAATATGCAAACCGTGCTCGCAACATCAAGAACAAAGTGATGGTGAACCAGGACCGCGCCAGTCAACAGATCAGCGCCCTGAGAACAGAGATCGCCCGGCTGCAAATGGAGCTCATGGAGTACAAGACG GGCAAGCGTATGGTTGGCGAGGATGGACTTGAAAGCATTAATGACATGGTGCATGAGAATTCCATGCTGCAGACAGAAAACAATAACCTGCGTGTACGAGTGAAGGCAATGCAGGAAACCATTGATGCCCAGAGAGCCAGACTCACCCAGCTACTCAGTGATCAGGTCAACCAGACCCTCGCCAGAGCAG GTGAAGGGAATGAAGAGATCGGAAACATGATCCAGAATTACATCAAAGAGATCGAGGAGCTCAG GGCTAAGCTACTGGAGAGTGAGGCTGTAAATGAAAACCTGCGGAAGAACCTGTCCCGCGCCTCCAGCCGCACCTCATTTTACGGTCCTACCTCAATTACCCCCGGCCAACTTGCACCTGAAAAAGACGCCACAGAAATCATTGAAATTGCAAAGAAAGACCTGGAGAAACTGAAgaaaaaggagaagaagaaaaagaagag ACTCCAGCAGATGGACGAAGGTGCTCATGAAGATCTTGAGAACATCAG TGTCATAAAAGAGGAGGGGCCAGATAATGAGCAGGATAAAGAGGCCTCCGAAAGAGCAAACGAGGAGCCAGAAGCA GATGTGAGTGATCATGATGAAGGTGAGGAAGCTGAGggtgatgaagaggaggatgagatGGAGGTAGACAGCTCTGACGAGTCTGACTCTGAGGAGGAAAAAG AGGACTTCCAGGCAGATCTGGCCAACATCACGTGTGAGATCGCCATCAAACAGCGGCTGATCGATGAACTGGAGAACAGTCAAAGGCGTCTGCACACCCTCAAACAACAGTATGAGCAGAAACTCATGATGCTGCAGAGCAAAATCAGAGACACGCAGCTGGAGAGAGACCGTGTACTGCAAAACATGG GCTCAGTGGAGTCATGTACGGAGGAGAAAGCGAAAAAGATAAAGTCAGAATATGAGAAGAAGTTGAACTCTATGAACAAGGAGATGCAGAAGCTGCAGTCGGCACAAAAAGAACATGCACGTCTGCTGAAGAACCAATCGCAGTACGAGAAACAGCTGAGGAAGCTACAGCAGGAAGTGACTGAGATGAAGAAAACCAAG GTGGTTTTGATGAAGCAGATGAAGGAACAGCAGGAGAAGAACCGAGTCACGGAGACCCGTCGCAGCCGAGAGATCGCCACACTCAAGAAAGACCATCGCAAACAGGAG CACCAGCTAAGGCAGCTTGAAGCTCAAAAGAGACAGCAGGAGCTCATTCTGCGCAGGAGGGCAGAGGAG ATAACTGCCCTGAGGCGCCAGGTGCGACCAGCATCAGGCAAGGTTAACCGTAAGATCAGTTTACCGGAGCCTTTGCAGGAGTCTTCAGCCCGTACAGCTCCTGTCCGACCACAAACCACTGGGGCCACAGCTCCTAATGGGACGAG AAAGTACCAGATGAGAACAGGAGGGCTGTACTCTACCAGGACGGCGCGGGCCAAATGGCAGACGCTAGAGCGGCGCATTAGTGACATCATCATGCAGAGGATGACCATCTCCAATATGGAGACTGACATGAACCGCTTGCTTAAG CAACGTGAGGAGTTGACCAAACGCAAAGAGAAAGTGATGAGAAAGAGGGACAAAATTGCCAGTGAAGACACAGATGCTGATAGGACAATTCTCTCTCTTACCGAAGAGATGGAGTCGCTGACCGCTAACATCGACTACATCAACGACAGCATTGCAGACTGCCAGGCCAACATCATGCAGATGGAAGAGGCCAAG GAGGAGGGAGATACAGTGGACGTCTCTGCTGTGATCAGCTCATGCACTCTATCAGAGGCCCGTGTCTTACTCGACCACTTCCTCCTAATGGCAATCAATAAG GGCTTACAAGCTGCTCAGAAGGAGTCTCAGATCAAAGTGATGGAGGGCCGTTTGAAACAGACCGAGATAAACAGCGCCACACAGAACCAGCTGCTCTTCCACATGCTGAAGGAGAAAGCAGAGCTCAACCCTGAACTGGACGCCCTGCTCGGGAATGCTCTCCAAG aAAATGGTGATGAAAGCAGCAGTGATGAATCAGCACAGAGTCCGGCTACAGAGAAAAG TTGTTTGGCTTCGGATCTCATGAAACTTTGCGGAGAAACCAAAGCCAGGAATAAG GCTCGCAGAAGAACCACCACCCAAATGGAGCTGTTGTACGCAAACTCTGGTGACACTGAAGCCCCTCCAGAGGATTTCTCTGCCCCTTTGCTTCCTGTAGTGGAGAGTCCAGAAGGACATAAAGAACCAACGCCCATTCCCCACTTAGGGGACAGAGACTCAGTGGCCTTCAACTCTAGCTTAGCAACCAGAACAAATGCTGC CTCCAGTGCCAGATCTCCCACGGCTCCAGAAAGGAAGTCTCTGGACCGCTCACCTCTCACCCGCAGAAGAGCTCAGGACAGGAGCCACAATCCTACAGAACGAATCAAAACCCTGGACAAACA AGGTGCGTCAAGCCCAGCTCCGGTGACCCGCTCCAGTCGAGCAGCCAGACTGCAGTGTGTGCACGTGGCCGAGGGTCATACTAAACCCCTGCTGTGTGTGGACTCAACCGATGATCTGCTCTTCACTGGCTCAAAGG ATCGCACATGTAAAGTGTGGAACCTGGTAACGGGTCAGGAGATCATGTCTCTTGGAGATCATCCCAGTAGTGTAGTGTCAGTTCGATACTGTTCCAGCCTGGTCTTTACTGTCTCTACTAATTATGTCAAAGTATGGGATATCCGTGACTCCGCCAAATGCATCCGCACCCTCAC CTCTTCTGGACAGGTGTCTCAAGGTGATACGTGTGGGAGCAGTTCTGTTGCCATTCCTCCAGGGGAAAATCAGATCAATCAGATCGCCCTCAATTCTTCCGGAACGTTCCTTTATGCTGCATCAGGCAACACGGTCAGGATGTGGGACTTGAGAAG GTTTGTATCTACTGGGAAACTGACGGGACATCTGGGGCCAGTAACGTGTCTTATGGTAGACCAGGTGGGGAAGGGTCAAGATTTGGTCATTACAGGCTCAAAAGATCACACCGTGAAG ATGTTTGACGTGGTGGAAGGTGCTCAGGGCAGCATCAGCGCCACACATCATCTCGACCCATCCCATCAGGATGGGCTGGAGGCTCTGGCCATTCATGGCGAAACACTTTTTACTGCTGCCAGAGACTCCTGCATTAAAAAATGGGACTTAACCCACAAACAGCTTCAAGAG CAGGTAGAACGGGCTCATTCTGATCTGCTGAGCTCTCTCGCGGTGGTCCCTGGCTCCAGCGCTGTTATGAGTGGCTGCAAGGGTGGATTGCTCAAATTCTGGCACACAGACACGCTTAGACCTCTAGGAGAAATAAGGGGTCATGACAGCTCTGTCAATGACATCTGCACAAACGGCAATCAGCTCTTTACCGcctcaga TGACCGGACAGTGAAGTTTTGGCACGCGAAAGGATCTTTAGAGGATGGCATTCACTGA